The genomic stretch ttccctgccccttccccgtCACGACCACCCTGAGGCAGGGTGCCCCGGGGCAGAGGGTCGGTGCCCGCAGTGCCCCCCAGCCCACCGGGGATCTGCAGGCATGAGGGTGGGCTCTACAGGCAAGAGCAGAGCCGGGGCTGGTCCCCAGGCTGAGGGGATGGGACCCCCGGGGACTGGACCCTCTACAGTCCCCGGCAGTCTGAGCCCCAGGGTCCCTCGGCTCCGTGCCGAGGATGCTCTGGGACAGGAGTGCGGAGGGACTGTGATGGAGGTGGTGACCCCCTTGCTGGGAAGTGCCCGGCGTGGGGCAGCAGGGCCGGGAccacatttttcctccttggagAGACAATGCCCTGGAATGCATCCCACGCCAGGAGATGCTCCCCTGCTCCCAGTTGGTGACTAAAGagtccctctgtgctgccaatTGGGGTCTGGGTCTATTTGGTGCCAAGTCCTAGAAGACATGGCAGGCAGGAGAAGCAGGTCCTAGGCAGGTTGTGTGCCTGGCTGTGGTGTTGGAATGCTgggggcaggagctgaggctgcCCTGGactggagcaggaggcaggagggcgcagggctggggctctgtCCTGCTCCAGAGGGCACTAGCTCTGTGGGAATGCTGAGGCCTCAGAACTGTTCCCTTGGGCAGTAGTGGATGCCTGTTCTGGACCCACACTCTGCCCAGGGTGTGTGTGCTGGATGGGGGTCCAGCAGCCTAAGGAGTGCCTGGAGGCTCcatcctgcaggagctgcctaGTCCCTGCCTTTCCTTCCAACCTAGACACCCCACCCCCATTCCATGGGGTGTCCTGAGTGGTATCACTCTGCCTGAAGGAGCCTGGTAGGATTGTcatggccagcagcagcactcagcCCTGGGCACTCTAGCTGTGGGGCTTCCCGTGCTGTGTTGGCACCAGCTCTGGGTTTGGATCCTGGCTCCCATGGGAGATTTTACTCAGCAGCACGGTTGGCATTCAGCCTGCCTGGCTGGGCCCTGACAGGGTGCTGGGCCCTGGGGTCTCTGCCCTGCCAGGTATGGGGCAGCGGCCCCAGTCCTGAGGGTCCTGCAGGGACCGGAGAAACCTTGCAGGGAGCCAGGCGGGTCCTCAGCCCCCAGGCTGCCCTGGCGTGGCTAGGCTGGGATATGGGCAGGATGCTACCTTGGTTCAGAGCCCTGAAAGGGTCCTGGGCACAGCATGTGGCAGAGCCTGGCCACTGGCCTCTCTAACCTGATCTCTGTCTCTTTCTACCCTCAGGGAGTAAAACCCAAGGTGTGGTGCAAGGCGTAACCTCAGGTACGGTCTACTCTGTCTCCCCACTGCCGTACCCCTCTGGCCCTGAGAGCGTGGCCGCACTAACGAGATCAGAGGCTAATTGAGGGGCTGATGTCACTCTGCTAAAGCCTCTTATATAACTTATATCCTGCAACCAAGGATTTGCAGTGGCGGCTCAcactccctgcccagctgcagagcactgtcccggccccctcccctcctcagcacCCCAGCAGGGAAGTGGGAAGAGCCTGATCCTGCCCAGCGactccccagcagctcccccgGGTGGTGCAGGGCATGAAGTCACAACTGGGCTCCCCTCCCTGGCACGGGGCGAGGGGGCACTGATGGGCAGCCCTGGCTCTTGCAGTGGCTGAGAAAGCAAAGGAGCAGGCGTCCCAGCTGGGTGAAGCGGCGTTCTCCGGCGCGGGCAACATCGCGGCGGCCACTGGGCTGGTGAAGAAAGAGGAGTTCCCTGCGGATCTGAAGGTGAGACACCCCCCCGGACGCTGTGGGGAGGCTGGCACGTGCCCGGGTCTGGCGGGGAGCCCCTTGGCTGCTCCCCAGTCCCAGGGGAGGGACTCTGAGGGTGCCCAGgtgctctgcctgtgcccaggCCAGGCAGGCATCGTGGCCCTGAGCGTGCGGGCCGCGTGCGCGGCCGCGTGCGTGGGGCGTGCGGACGTGTGCGCGCGCGGGCCCCGCCATGGCGGCCGGCGGCGCGGGCCTGCGGCGCATCGCTCCGGCGGCTGCGAGGTGACCTGACAGCTGCGGGAGGGGCAGCGGGTTCCAGCTCGCCGCCCCATGAGCTGTTGGCTTCCAGCTTAGCCCAAAATAGCATCAGCTGAAGAAATGAGGCCACCGCCGCCACCGTCGCTGTGCGGCGGGATCGGCTgcccccctttccctcctgtcAGCCCCGGGGAGGGGTTACCCAGCACCGCCCTCCCCTgacagggatgcaggatgctcccgcagcactgccagcccctggAGCTCAACAGGGTCTGCACGGTGCCAGCACCCGTTGcctgcccggggctgggagaagcacagggatgtgcacacacagcccctggTCCCACGGACTTGTACATGTCACCTCCCAGCTAAGCAGGCTGCTGTGTGCTCAGGGTGCCACTGGTTCCCTCTACGTGGAGCCCCCTGTATGCTGCTTGCATTGCTGGTTTGGCAGGGGCAGGGTGGGTGGGTGCCCACACGGGGGGCTGTATGTGTGGGACTGACCCCCTGGCTCACTCTCAGGCAGAGGAGGTGGCCCAGGAGGCTGCGGAGGAGCCGCTGGTCGAGCCGCTGCTGGAGCCAGAGGGGGAGAACTACGAGGAGCCCCCGCAGGTGAGGGGATAGGGtggcagggtgggcacagggcactgTGGAGGGCACAGTGTGACAGTGTTCACAAAGATGGCACGGGGCTGGGGGAAAGAGGGACTCTGTGCACCACCTGAGCTCTCTCACTAACTCTTTCTTTACCCATCCCACAGGAGGAATACCAGGAATACGAGCCAGAGGCATAATGGACCCCCATCCTTGCCTCTTCCACCAGCAGCACAACGAACCGCCGGTAgccccctgctcctccccagccgGCCCCGGCCGGTGCCTGTGTGCcggggaggagcaggggtgCCCCTGCCCCGTTCGCTCACGAGTTCTTCCTCCAGTTCCGTTCCAAGGGACCGTGTCCGTGTCTCCGTAACATGTCTAGCAGTGAGAAAAACCCGCTGTGTCCAAGCCCCCGAGCCCCGGCGCGTGCCCGAGCCGTGGGTGCTGCCCGCAGGGGCTGGTGTGTGTGCGTGCGTGCGTGCGTGTGTCCATGAAGCCCGGGTTTATGGCTCTGTATCCCTCCCAGTGCCATAAACCCCGGCTGTGTCCCggtgtgtctgtgtctgtacGAAGCATGTTTACCTGCTTGCGGGCTGCTGTACATTTCGCTTGCACGCGTGTCCCTGTGGTTCTGCTCTGGTCATCGtggaactatttttttttatatatatatctctctatCTATGGGTGGACGGGTCTTTTGCCTTTGTGAACCCTTGGCGCCCAAGCCCGCTCCCCAGCCTGCTGGGTGGTGACGGTGCCTGCGCCCCCCCCGAGGTCCCATAGTGCCGAAGCTGTGTTGTGACGTGGCATGGATATTCCCCCGTCGCTGGATGTGCAATACGAGGGCAGCTGCCAGTGACACAGCTGCCCCCGTGTCCGTGAATAAAGCCAACTCTTGTCTGTAGCCCCCTGGTCCTGGctgtggggtccctggggaggggagcCGCCCTGTACTTTGGTGGTAGTTTTGGGAAGAGGAatggggctggcagtgggggAGTGGGCTGAGGTGGGTCTTCACAAGGACAGGGTGCCTTTCTGTCCTCTGGCTGCTGtcctctgtcagcagcaggTCAGTGTGCCCTGGGCCTCCAGCCAGGCTCTGGCTGAGACTTGGGGTGCAGGCAGTATCACTATGCCAGCTGCCTGTCTGCAGGGCTTTGCATCTCCAGAAGAATGCAGGGGGCCCTGTGGGGCTGTGGACCACAAGCCAGGATGAGGCTAGATACAGCCCTGGGCCCCAGCACTGGTTTCCCCCTTCCTACCCTCAAGGGGTCGGGGATGTGGTTGGCACCCATGGGCTCACTCAGCTGCACTGTGACCGCCTGAAGGGCAGGCGGGTGTCACACGCTGCTAAGGGATGTCCACCATGGCAGAGGGTCCTGTACCCACCCCAGAGCACAGTCCTTGGGCCTTCAGCTCTCCTGGGGCAGGACCACCAACCCAGCCTAGATCCCCAGCCAGCCTCCAGCCCCTTGaccacagcacaggctggggtgaggggctgggctgAATCTCCGTGACATGAATATCAGATTAGATCCCCTACCCATGCTGGCTCACCAGCTTTGCCAGCAAGGAGTGAAGCTGCAGCAGTCAGCACGGACACACAACAGGTTTGCTGATGCCTGCAAATCTccaccctggctctgctccccgtGCCTGTGCTGGTTGCAGCAGTGCTTATAGCACCCACTGTGGGTTATTAGAAGGACTGAGAGAGCTCTTTGGGGTCTGTCTGTTCCCTGGGCTTCCCCGTCCCCTGGAactaattgcatttttttcttctcttgtccAATTCTGCCATCCATAAGCAAGCAGACCTAAACCAGCATCAGCATGGCTTTCCTCAGTGCCAGAGAGGCTGTAaaggggctggggcagagagGGTCTGGGGGAAGACAGATCTCtgcccaggagagctgggagccagagagaagagagagaactTGCTCAAACCAACCCTTTATAGACAGCAGGGTGCAGCATGAAGTATCCTGGGCACTCCCCGTGCAGCAGGATTGTGACCCTCAccagggcagctctggcaggTGCTGTGTCGGTAGGTGCAGTGGACCTCATGTACGTGGTGAACATCTGCTCCAGGGTCTCTGTCCAGATCTTGTTGTACCTTGCCGTCATGACTGCAATTTTCTAgacaaagagaaaggagaactgTGAGGCCGGTGTGTGCTGGGAGGGtctggggacaaggtggggcAGAGGTCCCTGTGAGGAGGGTGCAGGCAGTGCCTAAAGTACAAGTACCAGGCACAAGAGCCCCCACCCAGCACTGCACCCCCGACTCATCTAACCAATCCTGGAAACGGGGAACACGGCAAGagagagagggacagggacCCAGCAACAACAAGGAACACTGCTGAGCAGGAGGCTTTATCCAAAATGCATGAAGCTAGCCCTGGGAAGATGAACCCAGGCCTTGTGCTGGCCTGCGAGGAGTGGTGATGGAGTGCTGTGGGTGGGCACCTCTCAAATACAGCCCAGAGCCTCTGCAGTGAGGCAAGGGCCCCAGAGCAGGGATAGGTGAGGCAAAGAGCCCTCAGATACCTCAGCTGACTGCTCCATGGTGTAGGACAGTCCTAAATACAGCGGTGGTGGTAAGCTGGTTTTTGTAGCAGTCCCCTGCTTTGCTCACTCTTTTCTGCTGCCCATGATTTTCAGTGCCAACGCCGTGACACCCAGTACCTTTGAGAGCAtcatctcctctgctctggggggaggTCTGATACAGCAATGAAGACTGAGGATGCAGAAGAGCTGCCCAAGGTCACTCCAACAATCCTTGCTCTGTGTTAGCAAAGGGAAGGGCTTGGGCTTTACTTCACTCTAAATTGTGTAACCTGCCACCTCTGTCTCATGCTCTGTCCCTCCAGCACAGTGAGCAAGATGTCAGTGCAGTGATGTGGCACCTCCCTAGGGTGCTGAATTCCTAAAGCTAAGGTTTGGCTGTGCTACTGCCACTCGCACGCCCATGTAGGGTCTGTTGGGAGCATGTGGCACAACTGGTCTGTACCTCTGCTTGCACCAGGGTGTGTTCTCCCTCCTGAGCTGATTCTCAACAGTGGTAGGGATGAAGATGTTGCAGCACACTTCCAGGATGCTGCTATCATAGGGATCTGCTTTTGGGAAGCCAACTATGGTCCTGTGGTCCTGGAATGAGCAGGACAGTCCTGCTGGTCCCAGCCTAGCGATGCTGAGCACTGCCCTCAGAGTTGGGCTCAGCGGGACACAAGGGCCAGCCACATTCTCTGTGGGTGTTTCAGAGACAGGCACTGACCACCACCCCTTTAagaacagggatggggacgACTGGGTTCAATTCACCTGCTTGTAGTCTTCTAGTGCCTTGGGATTGATCCCTCTGGGATTGTAAATGGCTCTGTCTGTGACCCCTACACAGATGCAGCAGGTTGTGCAGGTGTGCAGCCCAACTTTGCCAAAGCTCTAAAGTAACACGGAGCAGAGATGGTGTGGGGAGAGGTAAATTTTGGGGACAGACACTGAATCTGACCCTCTGTGCTGGTAACAGCCCCTTCTCAGGAGCCTGAGCTGAGAAGCACAAACGGAAACCCCAGTGTGGCCATTCTTGGTGAATGTTTTGGCTGGGTGGAGACTAGGACCTGGTAGGGCGGAGATCTCCTCGGCCAATGAGAGGGTTGTGAAAGGCAGAGCCTCTGGGATAAGGGCTTCCAGCCCATCTTCCagctcagcctgtcttcatcACCTTCAGAGCTCCTGGACGCGATGTTCCAAGCACAGCATGCTGTTCAGTTCTTAAGAACCAATCCCGAAAGAACACAGCTCCAGTGAGAAACACAGTCCCTTGGTGGGCACCACGCAGCATCCAGGCACAATTCTGCACCTCACACTGAGGGGGTGTGATCAGCTGCCACAGCatcagcacagggcagggccaTGGGAGAGCTCAGCTCTCCTTATGAGGACAGAGGGCTTTGCACTCTCTGCCCCAAAGCACTTACCGGCTTGATACAGCTCCTAAAAGCAACACCGACACCACAAAACCAGCCCCAAAACTCAGCAAAACTATATACAATAGCTGAGGAACTTCAGCTGTCTTGTTCTCTGCCACATCAATGAAGCATACAGATGCGTGGAAAGGAAAGGGATGAGCAAAGGCAGGGCTGTTCCCGAGGCCACTGTGGGCAGCAGCTCGAGGTTCAACCTCAGTTCAAAGTGTCCCCCCTAGGGCAAGGAGCTGCTTTGGAGAGTGAGGGCTTGGAGGGAAACACGGAGTTGCATCTGCAGGCAGGACTTCAGCTCTGTGGCTTCCAGTTTATTCCACCCTGGCAGAGAGCAATGGCCTCAGGAATGGGCAGCTGCAGGCAATGGATCggggcagcagtgcctggctgagagcaggagctcctggagttACAGCAGGGGGAAGCACCTCACCACAGTTGTGAGCTGGACCTGGGCtgaagaaagggagggaaggtcCTTCCTTGGAGGGAAGGTCTGTACCCTCAGAGTCCCACTGAGCTCTTGGGCCCAAACTGGCACTGTCAGAGCTTACCTGGTACCCCAATGTGTGGGTGCAGGTATCTGCTATCCAGGACATCTCCCACTCCCCAGACATCAGTCGCCAGCACATCAATCCCAGGCCTTGTGGAGGTAGAAAAATGTGTCATATCCATTGATTGCTGTGCTCCAACCAAAGCATGTGTGCGGCCAAGTGATTTCCATGGGCTGATTAAGGCCCTGGGCACACCGAGGAGTCCCCTGACCAACGTGTGGTGCTGCCCATACCCCAGGGCCTCCTCAGCTTCCCTCAGGTATGAATGGCTTTGGCTTTCACGAGGTCTTTGCTGCCTTGTCCCTTTCAAGAGGGAATGTAGAGGTCTTTGCCTTGTGATCAGCACCCACTGAGCTCTCTATCATATGCTGAGGCAGAAGAGACTTTCACTTCCTCCCTGAGTCTGAGCAGGCCAGCAGGAACGGAGGATAAAGCCCAGTGAGACACCTGCCCAGCAGTAGGACCAGCCTGAGGCTCTCTCTACTCCAAATTTACACTGTGCAGGTAAAGTGGT from Chiroxiphia lanceolata isolate bChiLan1 chromosome 15, bChiLan1.pri, whole genome shotgun sequence encodes the following:
- the SNCB gene encoding beta-synuclein isoform X1 translates to MGKEWDEIGRGYDEKGIGDRNGTGTGWNVLRVGQGQGWNEAAMEVFMKGLSKAKEGVVAAAEKTKQGVAEAAEKTKEGVLYVGSKTQGVVQGVTSVAEKAKEQASQLGEAAFSGAGNIAAATGLVKKEEFPADLKAEEVAQEAAEEPLVEPLLEPEGENYEEPPQEEYQEYEPEA
- the SNCB gene encoding beta-synuclein isoform X2, whose amino-acid sequence is MEVFMKGLSKAKEGVVAAAEKTKQGVAEAAEKTKEGVLYVGSKTQGVVQGVTSVAEKAKEQASQLGEAAFSGAGNIAAATGLVKKEEFPADLKAEEVAQEAAEEPLVEPLLEPEGENYEEPPQEEYQEYEPEA